From Alkalinema sp. FACHB-956, one genomic window encodes:
- the nifH gene encoding nitrogenase iron protein: MTDNIRQIAFYGKGGIGKSTTSQNTIAGLAELGERIMIVGCDPKADSTRLMLHSKAQTTILHLAAERGAVEDLELDEVLLTGYQGVKCVESGGPEPGVGCAGRGIITAINFLEENGAYEDLDFVSYDVLGDVVCGGFAMPIREGKAQEIYIVCSGEMMAMYAANNIARGILKYAHSGGVRLGGLICNSRKVDREIELIEALAEKLNTQMIHFVPRDNVVQHAELRRMTVIEYAPNCDQANEYRALARKIKDNTNLTIPTPITMDELEELLVEFGILGGEEEYLKAIQSDGTKVPTLV; encoded by the coding sequence ATGACTGACAATATTCGTCAAATTGCGTTTTACGGTAAAGGTGGGATTGGTAAGTCCACCACCTCGCAGAACACGATCGCAGGGTTGGCAGAACTGGGCGAACGCATCATGATTGTAGGATGCGACCCCAAGGCGGATTCCACTCGTTTGATGTTGCACAGCAAAGCACAGACCACCATTCTGCACCTGGCAGCAGAACGCGGCGCAGTAGAAGACCTGGAATTGGATGAAGTCCTGCTCACGGGCTATCAAGGGGTGAAATGTGTGGAATCCGGTGGGCCTGAACCTGGTGTCGGCTGTGCGGGTCGAGGCATTATTACCGCCATCAACTTCCTGGAAGAAAATGGTGCCTATGAAGACCTCGACTTCGTCTCCTATGACGTGTTAGGGGACGTTGTCTGTGGTGGTTTTGCAATGCCGATTCGGGAAGGCAAAGCCCAGGAAATTTACATTGTCTGCTCTGGTGAAATGATGGCGATGTATGCTGCCAACAACATTGCCCGAGGCATTCTGAAATACGCCCACTCCGGTGGGGTGCGCCTAGGCGGTCTGATCTGTAATAGCCGTAAGGTCGATCGGGAAATTGAACTGATTGAAGCCTTGGCTGAAAAGCTGAATACTCAGATGATTCACTTTGTGCCCCGCGACAATGTGGTGCAACATGCTGAACTGCGCCGGATGACGGTGATTGAGTATGCACCGAATTGCGATCAAGCCAACGAATATCGTGCCCTGGCTCGGAAAATCAAAGATAACACCAACCTGACCATTCCCACCCCCATTACCATGGATGAACTGGAAGAACTGTTGGTGGAATTCGGAATCCTGGGTGGTGAAGAAGAATACCTCAAGGCGATTCAGTCCGATGGAACTAAAGTGCCGACTTTGGTGTAA
- the nifU gene encoding Fe-S cluster assembly protein NifU, with the protein MWDYTEKVLDLFYNPKNQGAIAADNESGIAVVFGEVGSIACGDALRLHLKIEIAQDKILDARFQTFGCTSAIASSSALTELIKGLTLDEALKITNREIADYLGGLPEAKMHCSVMGQEALEAAIYKYRGIEVEHHEEEEGALVCRCFGISEPKIRRVIIENDLTTVEQVSNYIKAGGGCGSCLAGIEDLIQAIQAEKAATSARVNAELAIVLDDRPLTTLQKINLIQQVLTEEVRPVLLADGGDVELYDVKDDVVQVILKGACGSCSSSTTTLKIAIESRLKERVLPSLVVEAV; encoded by the coding sequence ATGTGGGATTATACAGAGAAAGTCCTAGACTTGTTTTATAACCCGAAGAACCAGGGCGCGATCGCCGCAGATAACGAATCTGGCATTGCGGTTGTCTTCGGTGAAGTGGGCAGTATCGCCTGTGGTGACGCCCTTCGACTCCACTTAAAGATCGAAATTGCCCAGGACAAAATCTTGGATGCGCGGTTTCAAACCTTTGGCTGTACCAGCGCGATCGCATCTTCCTCCGCATTGACGGAATTGATTAAAGGCTTGACCTTAGATGAGGCGCTGAAAATTACCAATCGTGAGATTGCCGATTACCTGGGTGGCTTACCAGAAGCTAAAATGCATTGTTCTGTGATGGGTCAGGAAGCCCTCGAAGCCGCCATTTACAAATATCGTGGCATTGAAGTGGAACACCACGAAGAAGAGGAAGGAGCCTTGGTTTGCCGCTGCTTTGGCATCAGTGAACCCAAGATCCGCCGGGTCATTATCGAGAACGATTTAACCACGGTCGAACAGGTTTCCAACTATATCAAAGCGGGGGGTGGCTGTGGTTCCTGTTTAGCAGGTATTGAAGATTTAATTCAAGCCATCCAAGCGGAAAAAGCCGCCACCTCTGCCCGCGTCAATGCCGAACTCGCGATAGTCCTGGACGATCGCCCCTTAACCACACTGCAAAAGATTAATCTCATTCAGCAAGTTCTGACCGAAGAAGTGCGTCCTGTGTTGCTTGCCGATGGAGGGGATGTTGAACTTTACGATGTCAAAGATGATGTCGTTCAGGTCATTCTCAAGGGTGCTTGTGGTTCCTGCTCCTCCAGTACAACTACGTTAAAGATTGCGATCGAGTCTCGGTTAAAGGAACGAGTTCTCCCGAGTTTAGTTGTGGAAGCGGTGTAG
- the nifS gene encoding cysteine desulfurase NifS — translation MTVIYLDNNATTKVDPAVIDAMLPYLSEYYGNPSSMHTFGGQVGKAIRDARSHLAQLLNAEESEIIFTSCGTESNNTAIRTALAAQPDRRHIITTQVEHPCVLNVCKQFEKQGYTVTYLSVDRQGQIDLLELEAAITGNTALVTTMYANNETGVVFPIEQIGAIAKAAGAIFHVDAVQVAGKLPLSMKDSTIDLLTISGHKLHAPKGIGVLYVRRGFRFRAFLLGGHQERGRRAGTENVPGIIGLGKAAEIANFELKYMHRETRLRDRLEQGLLSRIADCEINGHPTQRLPNTTNIGFKYIEGEAILFSLNQYGICASSGSACTSGSLEPSHVLRAMGLPYTILHGSIRFSLSRFTTEAEVDRVLEVMPGIVNRLRELSPFTSDAAGWLQERDMTIAGAAT, via the coding sequence ATGACTGTCATTTATCTGGATAACAACGCCACTACCAAAGTCGATCCGGCGGTAATCGATGCTATGTTGCCTTATCTAAGCGAATACTATGGCAACCCATCGTCAATGCACACCTTTGGTGGTCAAGTGGGAAAAGCCATTCGGGATGCCCGATCGCACCTTGCTCAACTGCTTAATGCCGAAGAGTCGGAAATAATTTTCACCAGTTGCGGTACAGAAAGTAATAATACGGCCATCCGCACAGCCCTTGCAGCCCAACCCGATCGCCGTCACATCATCACTACCCAGGTTGAACATCCCTGCGTCTTGAATGTCTGCAAGCAATTTGAAAAACAGGGCTATACCGTCACCTATTTGTCCGTCGATCGGCAAGGACAGATTGATTTACTAGAGTTAGAAGCGGCCATTACTGGCAACACTGCGCTAGTGACCACCATGTACGCCAATAACGAAACGGGTGTGGTCTTTCCCATTGAGCAAATTGGCGCGATCGCTAAAGCGGCAGGGGCTATATTCCATGTGGATGCGGTGCAGGTGGCGGGTAAGTTGCCGCTGTCTATGAAAGATAGCACGATCGATTTATTGACGATTTCCGGCCACAAACTCCATGCGCCTAAAGGAATTGGCGTATTGTACGTCCGACGGGGATTTCGGTTCCGTGCCTTCCTGTTAGGCGGACACCAAGAGCGGGGACGGCGAGCTGGAACGGAAAATGTTCCTGGAATTATTGGTTTAGGGAAAGCTGCTGAGATTGCAAATTTTGAGTTAAAATACATGCATCGCGAAACACGATTGCGCGATCGCTTGGAACAGGGATTACTCAGCCGTATTGCTGATTGTGAAATCAATGGTCATCCCACCCAACGCTTACCAAACACCACTAACATTGGCTTCAAATATATCGAAGGGGAAGCGATCCTCTTTTCCCTCAATCAATACGGTATTTGCGCATCCTCCGGTTCGGCCTGTACCTCTGGCTCCCTAGAGCCCTCCCACGTTTTGCGAGCTATGGGATTACCCTATACCATTTTGCATGGTTCCATTCGCTTTAGTCTCTCCCGATTTACCACGGAGGCAGAAGTCGATCGGGTGCTAGAAGTGATGCCGGGAATTGTGAATCGCCTACGGGAACTGTCTCCCTTTACCAGTGATGCCGCTGGCTGGCTCCAGGAGCGTGATATGACCATTGCAGGTGCAGCCACCTAG
- the nifB gene encoding nitrogenase cofactor biosynthesis protein NifB → MKPTSSGLPHLSATEPATDILITKNTVKAKAASSRCGCTSSNPVPAIDDRIKQRIEKHPCYSEEAHHHYARMHVAVAPACNIQCNYCNRKYDCANESRPGVVSELLTPEEAAHKVLVIAGKIPQMTVLGIAGPGDPLANPEKTFRTFELIADKAPDIKLCLSTNGLMLPDYIDRIKQLNVDHVTITINMVDPEIGTQIYPWVHYRRKRYKGLEAARILHERQMEGLQALKEADILCKVNSVMIPGINDHHLVEVDRVIREKGAFLHNIMPLISAPEHGTHFGLTGQRGPTPKELKTLQDQCADSNMKMMRHCRQCRADAVGLLGEDRSQEFTKDKFMEMTPQYDLELRQEVHAGIAKFREELQRAKAQPPATPAVQASPKVLVAVATKGGGLVNQHFGHAKEFMIYEVDANTVQFVGHRKIDHYCQSGYGEDATLENTIKAIADCKAILVSKVGECPKAELREAGLEVVEAYDVIENVAREFYNKLIAPQSIAPQEIAPQASQSFVTANPGS, encoded by the coding sequence ATGAAACCCACATCTTCAGGATTGCCCCATCTTTCCGCTACGGAACCTGCTACGGACATTCTGATTACCAAAAACACCGTCAAGGCCAAAGCTGCTTCGAGTCGTTGTGGCTGTACGAGTTCAAATCCGGTTCCTGCGATCGACGATCGTATCAAGCAACGGATTGAAAAGCATCCCTGCTATAGCGAAGAAGCTCACCACCACTATGCGAGAATGCACGTTGCAGTTGCCCCTGCGTGTAATATTCAATGTAACTACTGCAATCGTAAATATGACTGTGCCAATGAAAGCCGTCCAGGGGTGGTCAGTGAACTGTTAACGCCGGAAGAAGCCGCCCACAAAGTCCTCGTCATTGCGGGTAAAATTCCCCAAATGACCGTGCTGGGGATTGCTGGGCCTGGAGATCCCCTCGCCAACCCTGAAAAAACATTCCGTACCTTTGAATTAATTGCAGACAAGGCACCGGATATTAAACTGTGTCTGTCTACCAATGGCTTGATGTTACCTGACTATATCGATCGCATTAAACAACTGAATGTCGATCACGTTACAATTACCATTAACATGGTTGATCCCGAAATTGGGACACAGATCTATCCCTGGGTGCACTATCGCCGTAAACGGTATAAAGGATTGGAAGCTGCCCGCATCCTGCACGAGCGGCAAATGGAAGGCTTACAGGCTTTAAAAGAAGCGGATATCCTTTGTAAGGTCAACTCAGTGATGATTCCGGGGATTAACGATCACCATCTCGTGGAAGTCGATCGGGTGATTCGGGAAAAGGGAGCCTTCCTGCACAACATCATGCCCCTCATTTCCGCACCAGAACATGGAACCCACTTTGGCTTAACTGGACAGCGAGGGCCAACTCCGAAGGAATTGAAAACACTTCAGGATCAATGTGCTGACAGCAACATGAAAATGATGCGTCACTGTCGGCAATGTCGAGCGGATGCCGTCGGCCTCTTGGGCGAAGACCGCAGCCAGGAATTTACCAAAGATAAGTTCATGGAAATGACGCCGCAATACGATCTGGAACTCCGCCAAGAAGTCCATGCAGGCATTGCGAAATTCCGAGAAGAGCTCCAACGGGCTAAGGCTCAGCCCCCTGCGACTCCAGCAGTTCAGGCTAGTCCTAAGGTTTTGGTTGCCGTTGCCACTAAGGGCGGGGGTCTCGTGAATCAACACTTTGGCCATGCTAAAGAATTCATGATCTATGAAGTCGATGCCAACACGGTTCAATTTGTTGGCCATCGCAAGATCGATCATTACTGCCAAAGTGGATACGGCGAAGATGCCACCCTCGAAAATACTATTAAAGCGATCGCAGATTGCAAAGCAATTTTGGTGTCAAAAGTCGGCGAATGTCCCAAGGCCGAGTTACGAGAGGCTGGCCTAGAAGTTGTTGAAGCCTACGACGTGATCGAAAATGTGGCCCGTGAGTTTTACAACAAATTGATCGCGCCTCAATCAATTGCGCCTCAAGAGATCGCACCTCAAGCCTCTCAATCGTTCGTCACAGCAAACCCTGGTTCATAA
- the cysE gene encoding serine O-acetyltransferase — protein MLDDRLHRNRLRLDRLNLDRWNASWQSWHQALRLIQLDFTIIFDREPSAHHWLEVLFCHPGFHALLLHRMAHWLHCCGMPYLPRILSHFARWVTGVEIHPAAVMGQGVCIDHGLGVVIGETAIVGDYTVIYQGVTLGGTGKETGKRHPTIGSHVVLGAGATILGNIQVGDCAKVGAGSIVLQDVPAHSIAVGIPSRLIAPHLTHDRTAIASGSIANGSIASGLNPEPSDSEVWIDAEAMLIRSIVDRLEQLEQALDLLHLNTLADSQSTDLSIF, from the coding sequence ATGCTTGACGATCGATTACATCGCAATCGATTACGCCTAGATCGACTCAACCTAGATCGATGGAACGCGAGTTGGCAATCTTGGCACCAGGCTTTACGGCTCATCCAGTTAGATTTTACAATCATCTTCGATCGGGAACCCTCGGCTCACCACTGGCTAGAAGTTCTCTTCTGCCACCCAGGATTTCATGCGCTCTTGCTGCACCGCATGGCCCACTGGCTCCACTGCTGTGGGATGCCCTATCTGCCCCGTATCCTGTCCCACTTTGCGCGGTGGGTTACCGGGGTGGAAATCCATCCAGCGGCGGTCATGGGGCAAGGAGTCTGCATTGACCACGGCCTAGGGGTCGTCATTGGCGAAACCGCGATCGTGGGGGACTATACCGTCATCTATCAAGGGGTGACGCTGGGGGGAACGGGCAAAGAAACGGGCAAACGCCATCCCACGATCGGATCTCACGTTGTTCTAGGGGCGGGGGCTACGATTTTAGGCAATATTCAGGTTGGCGATTGCGCCAAGGTGGGAGCAGGATCAATCGTCTTGCAGGATGTCCCTGCCCACTCGATCGCGGTGGGGATCCCCAGTCGTCTGATTGCGCCACATTTAACCCACGATCGAACAGCGATCGCAAGTGGTTCGATCGCGAATGGTTCGATCGCGAGTGGGCTGAACCCAGAACCCAGCGATTCAGAAGTTTGGATCGATGCAGAGGCGATGCTGATTCGATCGATCGTGGATCGGCTGGAGCAGTTGGAACAGGCCCTCGATCTGCTTCATCTCAATACCCTTGCTGATTCTCAATCGACTGATTTATCTATCTTCTAG
- the nifV gene encoding homocitrate synthase, translating to MVIDNTNDCNSTIIHINDTTLRDGEQAAGIAFNLQEKIAIATFLDLIGVPELEVGIPAMGQEEAAAIRSIVELGLKTQLLGWNRAKIADVQASLNCGLQRVQISIPVSEVQIAAKFHGQWRVMLHQLREVVEFARDRGLSVAIGGEDSSRADESFLLDVALLAQEWGAFRFRFCDTVGILDPLTTYQKVNRLVKHLAIPVEMHTHNDLGLATANALAGIQAGAKSVNTTVNGLGERAGNAAIEEVVMALKRIYGISTHVDTKRLLELSRLVAKASNCPVPPWKAIVGENTFVHESGIHVHGVLQNPVTYEPFAPEDVGWERRLVVGKHSGRHLVVSLLQQQGVLLNPEEVQSLVEAVRRRSTQMKRNLSIEELLNLVPQVRSYAHAT from the coding sequence ATGGTGATTGATAATACCAATGATTGTAACAGTACTATAATTCACATTAACGATACCACTTTGAGGGATGGAGAACAGGCCGCTGGAATTGCGTTTAATCTTCAGGAAAAGATCGCGATCGCAACATTTTTAGACTTGATCGGGGTACCGGAACTGGAAGTAGGAATTCCCGCCATGGGCCAGGAAGAAGCGGCGGCCATTCGATCGATCGTGGAATTGGGTTTGAAGACCCAACTGCTCGGATGGAACCGCGCAAAAATTGCGGATGTACAGGCTTCGCTCAATTGTGGTTTGCAACGGGTCCAGATTTCCATTCCGGTGTCGGAGGTACAAATTGCAGCTAAGTTCCATGGCCAGTGGCGTGTGATGTTGCATCAGTTACGGGAAGTAGTTGAATTTGCCCGCGATCGCGGATTGTCAGTGGCGATCGGCGGCGAAGATTCTTCTCGGGCCGATGAATCCTTTTTGTTAGATGTGGCATTGTTAGCCCAGGAATGGGGAGCCTTTCGATTTCGCTTCTGTGACACGGTGGGCATTCTCGATCCCCTCACGACCTACCAAAAAGTTAATCGCTTGGTTAAACATCTCGCAATTCCCGTGGAAATGCATACCCATAACGATCTAGGTTTAGCAACGGCGAATGCATTGGCAGGGATTCAAGCAGGGGCAAAATCGGTTAACACGACAGTCAATGGCTTAGGTGAACGGGCAGGCAATGCGGCGATCGAAGAAGTGGTGATGGCGCTGAAACGTATTTATGGAATATCAACCCATGTGGATACGAAGCGCTTGTTAGAGCTATCTCGCCTGGTTGCTAAAGCCTCAAATTGTCCGGTGCCCCCTTGGAAAGCGATCGTGGGAGAAAATACCTTTGTCCACGAGTCCGGTATCCACGTCCACGGAGTCCTCCAAAATCCAGTCACCTATGAGCCATTTGCCCCGGAGGATGTGGGCTGGGAGCGCCGTTTGGTCGTGGGCAAACATTCCGGTCGCCATCTTGTGGTGAGTTTGCTGCAACAGCAGGGTGTGTTACTGAATCCGGAGGAGGTGCAATCGTTAGTCGAAGCGGTGCGACGGCGATCGACGCAAATGAAACGCAATCTCTCGATCGAAGAGTTATTAAATTTAGTTCCCCAAGTGAGGTCGTACGCCCATGCAACTTGA
- a CDS encoding nitrogen fixation protein NifZ produces the protein MQLDELAMDLPPRFEIGEKVRVRKLIRNDGTFPGQEIGATLAKKGEMGYVISVGTFLQTAYIYAVHFLSTGYIVGCRGQELDAIEGKESD, from the coding sequence ATGCAACTTGATGAATTGGCCATGGATTTACCCCCACGGTTTGAGATTGGCGAAAAGGTTCGCGTTCGGAAATTGATTCGGAATGATGGCACATTTCCCGGTCAGGAAATTGGAGCCACGTTAGCTAAAAAAGGTGAAATGGGCTACGTGATCAGTGTCGGGACTTTTTTGCAAACGGCTTATATCTACGCTGTGCATTTTCTGAGTACAGGTTACATTGTCGGCTGTCGTGGGCAGGAGTTAGATGCCATTGAAGGCAAGGAGAGTGATTGA
- the nifT gene encoding putative nitrogen fixation protein NifT, giving the protein MKVMLRQNSTGTLLVYVAKKDLEEEVVSQVQDAEGRILTLANGWELAIANLEEPLQLPQTVEAKRLA; this is encoded by the coding sequence ATGAAAGTGATGTTGCGTCAGAATTCGACGGGTACGTTATTGGTCTATGTGGCGAAGAAGGATTTGGAGGAGGAAGTGGTTTCCCAGGTGCAGGATGCGGAGGGTCGGATTCTGACGTTAGCGAATGGCTGGGAACTCGCGATCGCGAATTTAGAGGAGCCGCTGCAACTCCCGCAAACCGTAGAAGCCAAGCGCTTGGCTTAA
- a CDS encoding multicopper oxidase domain-containing protein yields MTRLISRRRFILTTGGFALGGGLHQLLTSCTQTVSRSSPPSSTNLLSSIRSPDVEINLKAVVDRVKILPGESTPVWAYQASLVKGDATSLQVLPNSYLGPIIRVRQGQRVRIHFENALPGNQPSIIHWHGLIVPEAMDGHPQQSIAPGGHYTYEFDVVNPAGSNWFHAHPHQLTGEQVYRGLAGLFLVTDEEESKLNLPTGDYDLPIVLQDRSFDRQNQLLYLGFQNRAQQGRPGMPGMMPGMMPGMMPGMGPMMNRGRNPNAGMGGTMGQMMGQMMGFLGDKILVNGYWNEPLRVATRIYRLRVLNGSNARIYKLAWSHGEPLIAIATDGHLLPKPIQRPYIMLAPGERVDLWADFSKLKVGTEVFLNSLEFSGAETLGMGGMMPGMQGMNRNVPEMGTAMPLLKIKVDRQEKESLTLPNVLTQAARLTSSDAVNANNPRRVKISNVGMQWLLNDRTFEMDAVTDDEIVKLNTIEQWSIINTTNASPNRNPNQQFRMNAMGMAHSMAHPIHIHGVQFQVIDRQVLPNGQTNGQTNGQTDWQTVKAGYIDDGWKDTVMVMPGEQVNLLMKFTHYSGRSMYHCHNLEHEDGGMMRNYQITA; encoded by the coding sequence ATGACAAGACTCATTTCACGGCGTCGATTTATCCTAACAACGGGTGGATTTGCCCTAGGGGGTGGATTGCACCAACTGTTAACGAGTTGTACTCAAACGGTTTCTCGTTCTTCTCCTCCTTCTTCTACAAATCTGCTTTCTAGTATTCGTAGCCCTGATGTTGAGATTAATCTCAAAGCCGTTGTCGATCGCGTTAAAATTCTACCCGGAGAATCCACGCCAGTCTGGGCTTACCAAGCTAGCCTCGTAAAAGGCGATGCCACCAGTTTGCAAGTTCTGCCCAATAGTTACCTCGGCCCAATCATCCGAGTTCGCCAAGGCCAACGGGTGAGGATTCACTTTGAAAATGCGTTACCGGGAAATCAGCCCAGTATTATCCATTGGCATGGGTTAATTGTACCGGAGGCGATGGATGGTCATCCCCAGCAATCGATCGCTCCAGGGGGACACTATACCTACGAATTCGACGTGGTGAATCCAGCGGGTAGCAACTGGTTCCATGCCCATCCCCACCAGCTCACTGGCGAACAGGTCTACCGAGGCTTGGCGGGGCTGTTCCTAGTGACTGATGAGGAAGAATCCAAGCTCAACCTGCCCACTGGTGACTATGACCTCCCGATCGTTCTACAGGATCGCAGCTTCGATCGGCAAAATCAGTTGCTTTATCTGGGGTTCCAGAACCGGGCACAGCAGGGCAGGCCAGGAATGCCTGGAATGATGCCTGGGATGATGCCTGGAATGATGCCTGGAATGGGGCCAATGATGAATCGTGGAAGAAATCCCAATGCGGGTATGGGCGGCACGATGGGCCAAATGATGGGCCAAATGATGGGATTCTTGGGTGATAAAATTCTTGTCAATGGGTATTGGAATGAACCGCTGCGTGTCGCCACTCGAATTTATCGGTTGCGGGTTTTAAACGGCTCCAATGCCCGAATTTATAAACTTGCGTGGAGCCATGGTGAACCTCTGATCGCGATCGCCACCGATGGTCATCTACTGCCCAAACCGATTCAACGGCCCTACATCATGCTGGCTCCGGGGGAACGGGTAGATCTCTGGGCTGATTTTAGCAAGCTCAAAGTTGGAACAGAGGTCTTTCTCAATAGCTTAGAGTTTTCTGGTGCAGAAACTCTGGGAATGGGTGGCATGATGCCAGGAATGCAGGGCATGAATCGAAACGTCCCTGAAATGGGGACAGCAATGCCATTACTTAAAATAAAAGTTGATCGTCAGGAGAAGGAATCGCTAACGTTACCCAACGTTCTCACCCAAGCTGCCCGCTTAACATCTTCAGATGCCGTGAATGCAAACAATCCTCGGAGAGTCAAGATTAGCAATGTTGGAATGCAATGGTTATTGAACGATCGAACCTTTGAAATGGATGCAGTCACTGACGATGAGATCGTGAAACTGAATACGATCGAGCAGTGGAGTATCATCAACACTACTAACGCAAGTCCAAATCGTAACCCCAATCAACAGTTCAGAATGAATGCGATGGGCATGGCGCACAGTATGGCTCATCCAATTCATATCCATGGCGTCCAGTTTCAGGTCATCGATCGACAAGTCTTACCCAATGGGCAAACTAATGGGCAAACCAATGGGCAAACCGATTGGCAAACGGTCAAAGCGGGGTATATCGACGATGGTTGGAAAGATACGGTCATGGTTATGCCGGGAGAACAGGTGAACCTATTGATGAAGTTTACCCATTACAGCGGTCGATCGATGTATCACTGCCATAACTTAGAACACGAAGATGGCGGTATGATGCGGAATTATCAGATTACTGCCTAA